The window TAGTGTCGTGCCCTGGGATAGATACGCCACGATCTCCGCGATTGAGAAGATCATGTCGTCCCCGCGGCCCTCCTGCATCACCTCGCCGTTGAGGACGGTCCGCAGCTCGATCACGGACGGGTCCGGCAGACTGCTCGCGCTGACGATGCAGGGGCCCATGGGCGCGAAGCCGTCGAAGCCCTTGCCGAACCCCCACTGCGCGCCGGCGAACTGGTGCTTCCGCGCCGTCACGTCGTTGGAGCACGTGTACCCCAGGACGTAGTCCATGGCGTCCGTGACGGAGACGTTCCGCGCGTCGcggccgatgacgacggccagctcggcctcgtaGTCAGCCTGCAGGTCGGTCGCCTGGTGGGGGATGAGGAGCGGCGCGTTGGACGCGTTTAGGCAGCTCGCCGGCTTGAAGAAGAGGGTCGGGTGCTCCGGGAGCTCGAGGTTCATCTCTTTTGCGTGCTTGCGGTAGTTGAGCCCGATGCACCGGATCGTGCCGATTTCCTTCCGCGTCAGGGGCGGCAGGAGCTTCTGGATGGTGAGGATCCTTGACGTCGGTTCTGCCGAGGCGTCGAGTGCTGATGTTCCGGTGAAGACACGCACCGGGACGGGCGTTGATGCTGCCAGCGCGGCTCCGACTGACATGGTTGTTAGTCACCGGCTTGGCACAATTCGGAGAGGAGATGAATATCCCTACCATCAACGTTCTCGTCCACCGGCTCGCCAATGTACTCCCTccagtcgtcctcggcgatgaaCCGCACGAGACGTTTCCATTTCTAGAAGACAGATTAGGGACTGCACCATGCACGGCGTTTGGAACCATCGGAAAGTTACTTACAGGAGATATCATCTTGAACTAATAATGCTTACGAGAACTGGGAGAGTGACCGAGTCAGCAGAGTGCGTCTGGAAGAGCAAAGTCCCTGTTGGTTTGTCGATAAGAGCAGGTTGTATGTGGCATACTCTTGAAGCGACGGATATAAAACGCCAGGAAATCTGGCCGTCGCGACCGTCAACTGCATGTATGCACGACCCCGTTTGGGTGCGTCGGCCATCACGTATCGCGGTGGCGTTTCCCCGAAGCGTTATCGGGAAATTCCATCggctttttctttttggcaCCAAAACGGAGATCTTGGGATCCGCACCGAGATAACGACCCCCCCTTCGTGTCGAGGCAGCCAACCCCCGCAAACCCACTTGCGTACAGCTCAACAACGATCCGGTAGATACGCAAGGTCAAGTCAAACTGAGCAATTAGGTAAAACGCTGTCAAGAATCCGGGGTGGGGAACGTGGCTTTTCGCATCACACCCGGCCCAGCTACGGCCGGCCGCTTGCAACTCCCGGTCCGAATCTCATCACATTTACGGGCCCGGTTGTGGTCCGTGAGCCCCCGGAGACCTGATCGGGGCCCAGGCAGGCACCGAAAGCATCATTCCGCCGTTGAGGTGTCTTTTCTGTTTCCCCACTTTCCGGATCGAAATTGTCGGTACGGCACTGCAGCTAGAACATTTCTGCAGCTTCATCACATCATCGAGACGGAAAACGGCTAGTTCATACAAATTTTGAGGCCAACATTCACCAACCTCGATTGGTTGGTTGATGGGTCCGCATAATTGAAATCTCGGACCCACGAGTGAGTCACACGATCTGCTCCACCACACCCTGTTTAATTGCACTGCGGAAACGAAATCTCAACGACCAGTTCAAGCACAATAGCTCAGGGGTAGAGCGCTGGGCTCATAACCCAGAGGTCCCTGGATCGAAACCAGGTTGTGCTATCAGATGTTTATCTTTTGTAGTTTTTCGTTCCTTTTGCTCACTGTATGGCCCCCAGCAAGAACTTCACCAGGTGTGTATTCATTGCCTCAAGAATAGCACTGTTTTTGCTTAATAAGCAGAGCTTGGCATAGGAATCTCTAGGAGGCGATCTCTTAGTTTAAACAGAGTCAAAGCGACTACAATCAGATTCTTTCACAAATTGCTGAACAATGGGTGAGGCGCCTTTAGAAAACGTGACATTTATCTAGCCGACCGTTGGATTCGTCACGCGTTGTTCAATCCTGTTGTGGCTAGCAAGGTCTCGAACAACGTAAACAATATTTGAACAAACCACACGCATCATGAAACTCTTGGTTT is drawn from Colletotrichum destructivum chromosome 6, complete sequence and contains these coding sequences:
- a CDS encoding Putative fumarylacetoacetase-like protein yields the protein MISPKWKRLVRFIAEDDWREYIGEPVDENVDVGAALAASTPVPVRVFTGTSALDASAEPTSRILTIQKLLPPLTRKEIGTIRCIGLNYRKHAKEMNLELPEHPTLFFKPASCLNASNAPLLIPHQATDLQADYEAELAVVIGRDARNVSVTDAMDYVLGYTCSNDVTARKHQFAGAQWGFGKGFDGFAPMGPCIVSASSLPDPSVIELRTVLNGEVMQEGRGDDMIFSIAEIVAYLSQGTTLEAGTVIMTGTPHGIGVSRTPPVFLAPGDDLRIVMSHGLGSLVNRVEYEERPQRVTNGVNGHVKAVNGVNGVTEVKVNGIH